From Leopardus geoffroyi isolate Oge1 chromosome B4, O.geoffroyi_Oge1_pat1.0, whole genome shotgun sequence, a single genomic window includes:
- the MAFF gene encoding transcription factor MafF, translated as MSVDPLSSKALKIKRELSENTPHLSDEALMGLSVRELNRHLRGLSAEEVTRLKQRRRTLKNRGYAASCRVKRVCQKEELQKQKSELEREVDKLARENAAMRLELDALRGKCEALQGFARSVAATRGPAALVAPASVITIVKSAPGPGPASAPAPGPAPAPAACS; from the exons ATGTCTGTGGACCCCTTATCCAGCAAAGCCCTGAAG ATCAAGCGTGAGCTGAGCGAGAACACGCCGCACCTGTCAGACGAGGCCCTGATGGGGCTGTCGGTGCGCGAGCTGAACCGGCACCTGCGCGGGCTCTCGGCCGAGGAGGTGACGCGGCTCAAGCAGCGACGTCGCACGCTCAAGAACCGCGGCTACGCGGCCAGCTGCCGCGTGAAGCGCGTGTGCCAGAAGGAGGAGCTGCAGAAGCAGAAGTCGGAGCTGGAGCGCGAGGTGGACAAGCTGGCGCGCGAGAACGCGGCCATGCGCCTGGAGCTCGACGCGCTGCGCGGCAAGTGCGAGGCGCTGCAGGGCTTCGCGCGCTCGGTGGCCGCCACCCGCGGCCCGGCCGCGCTCGTGGCGCCAGCCAGCGTCATCACCATCGTCAAGTCGGCCCCCGGCCCGGGCCCcgcctccgcccccgcccccggccccgcccccgcccccgccgcctgcTCCTAG